A stretch of DNA from Deltaproteobacteria bacterium:
TTGTTGCCTCCCTGGAAGCGGACGACCACGTCGCTGTACTCGGTAAGTATGTCCACGATCTTGCCCTTGCCCTCGTCGCCCCACTGCACGCCGACGATGACTACGCACTTGGCCATCTTCACCGGTCCCTTTCCATGGCGCAGGCCACCTGCTCGACATCGAAGGCCAGCCCCGTGGAAGCGCAGGGGTAGCCGTAGCGAGCCAGGAGGTCGTCGTACCTGCCGCCGCTGAGTATGGGCTTGCCGATGCCGCAGGCGAAACCCTCGAATATCGTACCCGTATAGTAGTCGAAGCCCCTGACCTCGCCGAGATCGATGGTGACCCAGTCCTTCACACCCTTCTCGTCCACTATCTCCATCATCCGGCCGAGGTTCTCAAGCGGCGTCCTCGTCGCCTCGTCGTCGCAGTAGGGGAGGGCCTTTTCGATGACCTCCTCCTCGCCGTAGAAGGTCGCAAGGGCCACAAGGAGCTCGCGCTCGCCGGCGCTCACACCGTCGAGCCCGGAGACGAGGGCGGCGAGCCCGGTGGAGTCCTTCCTGGCCAGCGCGCCGCGCAACTTCGCCCTCTCGTCGTCGTCCACGGCGAGGCCGTCGAGCACGGCCCGGACAAAGCCCACATCTCCGATGTCTATCTTGAAGTCCTCGAGCCCCAGGGCCCTCAGGGCCTCGACGGCCACGACGATCATCTCGGCGTCGACCTCCGCCGAGGGACGGTCCGTAACGTACTCGGCGCCCACCTGAAGGACCTCGCGCATCTTGCGTTCCGGCTGGTCCAGGCAGCGCAGGA
This window harbors:
- the hisZ gene encoding ATP phosphoribosyltransferase regulatory subunit, with amino-acid sequence MVEKVCSSGRGSGGGGVVPAAALPQGVRDILPEEAARISLVESTILSVFERYSFERVITPIVEYLDSLALGSGEDLRARALKFIEPVTGRVVAIRPDITPQIARLAATRMRDCPLPLKLCYNESVLRCLDQPERKMREVLQVGAEYVTDRPSAEVDAEMIVVAVEALRALGLEDFKIDIGDVGFVRAVLDGLAVDDDERAKLRGALARKDSTGLAALVSGLDGVSAGERELLVALATFYGEEEVIEKALPYCDDEATRTPLENLGRMMEIVDEKGVKDWVTIDLGEVRGFDYYTGTIFEGFACGIGKPILSGGRYDDLLARYGYPCASTGLAFDVEQVACAMERDR